The genomic DNA ACCGCGGACAGTACGGCGGGACGCTCGGCGCGTCAACCGTTCAGCAGATCGAACGCAAGAACCGCGAAGCGTGGCGCTCGTTCTTCGCACTCCAAGAGAAGGGAGAAGCCAACGGCAAGCCCGGCTTCTGGGGCAACCAAGACGAGGGTCGCGAACTGCGGACGTACATCCGAAACACGTCGTACTCGGTCGAATGGGGCCAACACTCTCGGCTCGAGATTCTTGTCGGCCAAGACCTGAAAGAGGAATACGGTCTTGGATACGGCGAGCGTCTCCGGCTCGAAGTTCGGGGCAAACCCAACTGGAAAGAGTACGACAAACAGGGCCGATTGGAACTGTATTACGACGATGTGAGCGAGACGTTCAGAGCCTTTCAGCCAGTCACAATCGACAATTCTCGACTGGCACAACCACTGGCGGACGAAACCGCCGCTCTGGACATCGGCGCGAACAATATCGTCGCCTGTACGGTTTCAACCGGCGAGCAGTACCTGTACGAAGGGCGCGACCTGTTCGAACGGTTCCGCGACACCACGCAACGAATTGCCGATCTTCAGTCAAAACTCCGCGAAGGGCGGTATCGTTCGACTCAAATTGACTCGCTGTACCGGCGACGGACCCGACGACGCGACCATGCACAGGATTCGCTCGCCGGAATCTGATCGAACGTCTGTACGACCAAGGCGTCTCCACGGTGTATGTTGGCGATCTTACCGACGTACTTGAGACGCACTGGTCTGTTCGGACGAACGCCAAGTTGCACAACTTCTGGGCGTTCCGGCGATTCGTCGGACGGCTCGCCGATACCGCCGAGGAGTTCGGCATAACCGTCGAAGTCCGCACGGAAGTGTGGACCTCGCAGACGTGTCCAAACTGCGGCTCAACCAAGGACACAACGCGGCATCAAGACACGCTCACCTGTCGTTGCGGCTTCGAAGGCCACGCGGACCTCGGCGCAAGCGAGACGTTCCTGAAACAGCACGAAGACGTAGCACGGCCGATGGCACGGCCCGTGTGCCTCAAGTGGGACAGCCACGACTGGCTGGAGTCACCACGCTCTCCCCGTCCCAACGAGGAGCACACGAACCCGCAAGTTGCCTCCGTGGACTCGGCGTAGCCGAGACTCCCAGCGAGAGGAAACCCCGGCGTTCACGCCGGGGAGGATGTCATGCCGTGGTGGTGACTGCTGTGTCGTTGGTCGGTGTCCTGTTGACCGTCGTGCCGTTGACCGTATACATCGTGAACTCGTCGTTCGAGATGACCTTGTTCACGTCCGGTTCGGTGTCGAGTCCCTCGAGTGTGGCACGGTCGTAGTTGAGCTCGTTGTAGATCTCGATCTCTTTGGTCCGGTCCCACTCCGTGAAGACGAAGTAGTACTTGTCGGCGGGATAGGCCCCAGTGTAGTTGCCCGTCGAGAACACGCTGGCGTTGACGGTTCCAGTGATGGCCGACGCGCCGGCGTTGCTACTGCCGCCACCGAGTCCGTTGAGAGCGTGGTCGTATCGGTATGGATCGTAGCCCATCCCGGCGTAGGGAACACCCTCTGCGCCGTGATCTAACGCGTCCTCGTAGCCGCTCATCATCTCGTCAGTCACGTGTTGGCTGGGGTTGTAGATCAGCGGCGACGTAAACACCGTCAGCAGTCCGAGGACGAGACAGGCACTGAGTACGAGCGCGGTGACCGCGTTCGCACCCGGTCTCGTAATCACGCTCGAGAGGCCGCCGGCGAACTGTGCGAAGGCGATCCCGGCGAGGATCGTCAGGAGCACGTAGATAAAGCCCATCTGTCGGAACGCCATCGTCGGCGTCCCGACGAAGTAGACGACAAACATGCCCGACAGCGGGAACAGCGAGAGCGAGATGTAGTTGACGAAGGATCTGGTCTCGTCGTCGAGGCTCGACCGGCCGAGCCAGACGACCAGAATGAAAAAGCCGACGAAGATGGCGATGACCGCCTTGTCGAGGAACATTTTCACGAACAGCTCGGTGAGGCTCCCACCGATCTCGGTCAACGACGTTCCACGCTGGTTGACCGTCGAGCCACCGCCGATGTCCTGTGAGAGGAGCCCGGTGACGAGTGCGGCGACGGCCTGTCGGAACCGCTCGTTGCCGAGCGCCCAGAGGCCAAAGAGGGCACCGAGCGAGATCGTATGGACGTAGGTCGTCGGATGCTCGAGCATCGGATGGTCATCGAAGCGTCGTCGCGCGAGAAACTGAACGCCGCTGATCGCGCCGACGAGGACGACGACGTTGAACATCTGCTGGGGGTGGACCAACAGGAGTGCAAGCCCGGTGAAAAAGACGAGGGCGCTGAAGGGGGAGATGTCCAGGGGAAGCTGTTCGACCGTCGAGCGCCGACGGAGGTAGACGACGAACGCGAAGACGACTGCCGGGACGAGAAACAGCGCGTTCGAGTTGGTGTGGACGGCCATGTGTGTCGCGATGTTGTTGACTGGCAACACCATCCAGGAGATGATCGCAGCGAGGCCAACTGCCAACCCGCTGCCGGCCATCCCGCGGACGGCAAGGGGGACGAAGATGACGAACGGGACGAACAGGACGACCATGCCGATCAAGAGGCTTCGCTCGATCGAGATGCCACCGACGAAGTGAAACACCGTCGCGAGTGCGTGCAATCCGGGATAGAAGAATTGGTGAGGTGCGCTAACGCCAGTAACGATGTCTCGCGTCAAGCCCAGATGCGTGAGCGCATCGCCCATTCCGGAAAACCGATAGTTCCGAACCAATGGCAGGCTCACGAGAGCTGTCACCGTCAGTGCACCGAGGCCGATCCCGACGCCCTGGCGGCGACCACGACAGAACAGCGCCGTCCCGACCGCGATCGCGAGTGCGAGCGCGAACCCTGCCCAGGTGATCACCGGGGTCCCCACATAGATGGATGGTTCGTAGGCGGTTGCAGGGTTCGCTCTTGCCACGAGAAGGCCGATCGCAACCGAGAGAAAGCCGATCGCGACCGTCATGTCGATCGTCGACCGTCTCATACGCCGTCACCGAGCGCGGCTGGATCAGTCTCGAGACGCATGTATTGGCCGACTCGTCGGCGCTGGTGTGGATTGTTATAGGGTTCATACCCACGAACGCAGCCGACGGCGACGCTCGCGTGACTGCCGTGTAAGCCACGCCGTACCGGAGTTCTGTTGGCTTGGGCCGTTCAAGATCACGCTCGTCGCACGCCGGGTCGAGCGAGCGTCTGGGTGGTCGCTCGAGTCGAGATAGGCTGTCCCTGTCGATGGCGGGCGATCGGCTACGGATCGACTTCTCGGCAAGCGGTCGTTCAACGGTTCTGGTGGTTTTTGTAGCCGGTCGTGGTCCTGTCGGGACGACTCGAACGCGCACTTCCCTATGTCATCGATCATCATCGACGAGCTATCAGCCCACGACGACCGCCTCGAGTGTTCGGTCCGCACCTCGACCGACCTCGAGCGGTTTTTCACCGACGAACCGTTTCGCACCAGCTACGACGTGCCGATCGGGGACGTCCCTGACGGCGTGCTCGCTATCCCGGTGCTCGCACAGGTCTGTCCGGTCGCGTGGGCCAACGGGGCCGACGTCTACGTCGACGAGGTCGACGCAACGTTCGCCCGCGCACTCGAGGACGTGCAAGCGTCGCTCTGTGAGATGTACGACTTCCTCGAGGGCGGGACGCTCTATGCGCGGCGAACGATCGAGCCAGACCCCGAACCGGGCGACGAGAGCGGCCTGTTGTTTACCGGCGGCGTCGACTCGACGTGTTCGTACGTCCGCCATCGTGAGGAGTCGCCGACGCTGATCAGCATCAGGGGGTGGACGATCACGCCGGACGCAGCCGACGACAAAAAGTGGGGCGCCCTCCGCGAGCGCGTCTCGCGGTTCGCCGCCGACCACGATTGTGAGACCGCCTTTGTCGAGTCGAACATGCTCTCATTTCTCGACCATCCCATGCTGTTGGCCCACTACAAACGCTACGTCGATGGGGGCTGGTACAGCTCCGTCGGGCACGGGCTGGGACTGTTGGGCCTCTGTGCACCGATGGCCTATGCGCGCGGGATGACCGACCTCTACGTCGCCGCGACTCACTGGGAGGGCATCGACCTCGAGTGGGGCTCGCGTCCTGACATCGACGAACACGTCCGCTGGACCGGCACGGTCTGTCACCACGACGCCTACGAACTCACCCGCCAGGAACGCCTCGACGTCATCGCCGACTACGTCCGCAGCGAGGACCCGGATCTCCAGTTGCAGACCTGTAACAACCGAATGGACGGCAACTGCGGCGAATGCGAGAAGTGTTATCGCACCGCCGTTGGGCTCCGTCTCTCCGGGCTCGAGCCGACGGCCCACGGCTATTCGTTCTCGGATGCGGAGTACCACGATCTCCGGCGGGCCCTCGAGCGCGGCGACTGGGTGCTCGGTCAGGACGAACGCCACATGTGGGCCGACATTCGCGAGCGCGCACGCGAAACAGAACCTATGTCACCGACCGAACGGACCTTCTTCGAGTGGCTCGAGACCGTCGATTTAGACGAGCTGGTCTCGTCGTCCGAACCGCCGTTGACACATCGACTCTTCTGGATCGGTGCGAGAAACACCCCGAACAGCGTCTACAGTACGATGTATCCGGCGTGGCGGACGGCAAAAGCCGGCCTACAGATCGTTCGATCCGATCGATAGGCACCTCACTTCGACTGTCACTCGAGATAGCCGAGATCAGCGAGTCGTTTTTCGACGCCCTCGTCTGCCGTCTCGACCGAGCGCGCCTCCTCTAGCCGTGGATACTGGCGCGTTCTGGTCGACGCGACACACGGCAAGGGATCGCCGTCCATCCGTTCGTCGAACGGAATCCCGAGCGTCGAGAGGACAGTTGGCGCGATATCGAATAGCTGGGCATCCCCAACGCCGGCGGCGTGATCGATATCGTCGCCGTACGCTGCGACCGTTCCCTCGAGCTTGTGGTTCCAGGGCTCGCTCGGCGGGCCGAACTGTTCGTCTCGCAACGTCGCCGAGATGAAGTGCTGGAAGTCCGCCGGGACGGTGACGATGTCGACGGCATGATCGCTCTCGGGGCCGTGGAAGTACTCTTCTCGAGGCCGAACTGCCTCGAAGACGGCATCGCCGTCGGGCGTCGTGACCCCTCGTAAGGCGTCGATGATGTCGGCTCTCACTGTCTCGTATTCCGCCGGCGGGACGACGCCGTCTGGTTCTCGGCCCTCGAGATTGATCCGAACTCCGAGTTCGATCCGCGAGCGAACGTAGGCACTCGATGCGCGGAAATCGACCTGCGTTGCCCCTGCGCTGACGACCCCGGCCGGGGCGTACGCCGCAACGCGGTCATCGAGGCCGAGGCGCTCGAGGATGGCACCGAGCCGCTGGCTCGTCAGCCCGACCCTCGCGGCGGCAGCCATCGCCCGTTCGGCGATCCCGGGCTCGTATTCCGTGGCGTCCTCCCCTGCTTTGAGATTATCGTCACGAACAGTCGCCCACGTTGGCATTCCTTTTCCGCCGCGTTCGGTCTCGACGAACCCTGCCTCGCGGAGGTACTCGTTGACCCGGAGCTCGTGGCCGTCGTACGGTCCCATCCCGTGATCGCTGGCGACGATTACGTTCGCCGGCTCGTGGGTCTCGAGGATCTCGGTGAGCTGTCGATCGACCTCACGGTAGATGGCGCGGATCGCCGCGTCGTCGTCGGGTCGCTTGTGGAAGATCGAATCGGTCGCCTGGAACTCGACGAACCCGAATTCGGGATCGAACTGGTCGGCGAGATACCGAAACGCTTCGCCTCGCATGCGCACGCAATCACTATATCTAGTACTGAGATCGGCAGTATCGTCGTCGTCAGGATAGACCCGATACTC from Natrinema sp. HArc-T2 includes the following:
- a CDS encoding alkaline phosphatase family protein, giving the protein MDDGSSLQTLLVGIDAACDRVLAPLFEDNEVPTLKSIYRNGTSGPLESQIPPWTASAWPSLYTGMNPGKHGVYGFLSFDGYDWDVVNATDVRERTLWELLDRHGVTSVVVNVPVTYPPRAFDGALIPGYTAPEDPDCHPDGVLEDVRDAIGEYRVYPDDDDTADLSTRYSDCVRMRGEAFRYLADQFDPEFGFVEFQATDSIFHKRPDDDAAIRAIYREVDRQLTEILETHEPANVIVASDHGMGPYDGHELRVNEYLREAGFVETERGGKGMPTWATVRDDNLKAGEDATEYEPGIAERAMAAAARVGLTSQRLGAILERLGLDDRVAAYAPAGVVSAGATQVDFRASSAYVRSRIELGVRINLEGREPDGVVPPAEYETVRADIIDALRGVTTPDGDAVFEAVRPREEYFHGPESDHAVDIVTVPADFQHFISATLRDEQFGPPSEPWNHKLEGTVAAYGDDIDHAAGVGDAQLFDIAPTVLSTLGIPFDERMDGDPLPCVASTRTRQYPRLEEARSVETADEGVEKRLADLGYLE